The genomic region CGTGTGTCGTGTGCACGATCGGCAGGTTCGGGTTGGTCTGCGGCGTTTCCGGATAGGTGTTCTCGATCGTTTCCGCGCTCGCTGGGAAAGCGGCAAGTGCGGTCAGTGCAACGGACCCGAGAACGGCGAATAGCTTTTGGCTCTTCTTCATTGCAACTCCTTGACGGTATGTATTCTGCATGGAAGAAGCCATCGCCCGTATTCGCCTAGCGGTAACCGCTTTTCTTGAGGTCCGCGTGTCCCTCAGGTTGAATGCGGCTACTTTGCTTGGCGGAACGGTGGCTCCCGCAAATACAATAGCTTGGGTCGTTGGTCCTCGCCACTGGAATAGAGACGAAAACCATATTTAATCCGAAAATACGGCTAATTTGTTACCTAATGAGCCCGATTGTGTTTCGTATTTGTTAAATGCAGATGCGAAATCGTTGAGTATTAGTTGAGTTTTGCGCTCGCAACAGCGGGGTTAGTCACTAAATAGACATTATCAGTCATTAAATAAGCATTAAACGATCAGTGAGCGGATTTTCTTGGGAAGTATTTAAATTCCCGAGGTTCCCTCGTCTCTTTCAGAAACAACTGCTCTCAGGCTGATTCAGCTTTTTACTACCGCGCAGATTGACTTAGCTCTTTACGATTTGAATGGAGCGAGTGAGGAGAATCGAACTCCCATCATCAGCTTGGAAGGCTGAGGTTTTACCACTAAACTACACTCGCAGTTCGACCGGTTGCCCGATCGGGTAGTGAAAACTCTACCGGAAAAACCCCGAGTTGTGAAATCAGGGGTCAGTATGGGTAAGATATCACCTGTCGCGGGGTGTGGCGCAGCTTGGTAGCGCGTCCGCTTTGGGAGCGGAAGGTCGCAGGTTCAAATCCTGTCACCCCGACTAGATGTATCAGATCGGGACGCTGATTCTGAGCGACCCGATTCTTTTGTTTTCTGATCCGTTTTTAAGTGCGAACGCGTGCGAGTATCTTCTTTCGAATCTGTGCTGCTGGCCTGGCGCGCCACATAAACGCTGCGTACCAGCAGGACGCCCTGCCACGCGGCAAATAGTAACGCGTCGGCTCTGGGGGAGAGCAGTGACGCTAGCTTCGCCCCCACGGGAACTGTGCAAACCGCGCTAACACCGATAATTAAGCCAGTCTTTAGATAAGCTTGCCGGCGCGCTAAGTTAGCGATAGCGCCCGAGAGGGTACCGGGAATCATTGAGACTAATGAGATTCCGCGCGCGGCCAGATCGGAGGCACCGAATATAAAACACAGCGCCGGAATTGCAGCGCCGCCCCCACCGATTCCTAAAATCCCAGACAGGAAGCCGCACGCCACGCCTAGCGCAACCAAACCGAGTGCGGTGAGCGCGCTCAAACGGATACTCCCACCCCGATTGGGGACAAACACGGACTGCACCAAAATTATCGAAACGAGGAACGCTACGAACGCCCACCTTAAGAACCGCTCCGAGAATTTAGTTAGGAAATACGTTCCGATCTGAACTCCTGCTACGAGCCCGACGGTTAATCCGCCCGCAGCGAGCCAATCAATATTCCCGGTGGTTGCATACGTAACACAGCCCGTGAGTGCAGTTGGGAAAATGGCGATCAAGCTTGTGGCAGCCGCCTCGCGCTGCGACAACCCTAGATAAACAAGAGCAGGCACAATTACCGCGCCACCGCCGACCCCGAAAAGTCCGGAGAGTAAACCTACGAACAAGCCTGCAGCAACGAGTGATAAGACTACGCGTGTGGAGAACTGCTCAGAACGTGAAGGCATGCAATTGAAGCTACCACCACCACCGGTCGCTACTTGCTTCCCATGCGTTTAGTTACTGTGTGCGTGGCCTGCTCGACCGGGCGGATAATCATCGTGTCCACATTGAAATGTGGCGGAAGGTTCAGCGTCCACGTCACGGCCTCAGCCACGTCCTCAGCGGTTAACGGTTTCTCAACCCCCTCATAAACCGCGTCAGCAGCTTCTTGCGAACCCAAACGATTCAACGAAAACTCCGGAGTGTGCACCATTCCCGGGGCGATCTCAATCAGCCGAACCGGCTCGCCTACAAGCTCTTGACGTAACGTGGTGACGATCGCCCGTTCCGCGTGTTTCGCGGCCACGTAGCCGCCACCACCCGGATACGTCCCGTGCGCCGCAGTGGAAGTGAGGAACAGCAAGGTTCCCCCGTGCTTGCGCAACTGGGGGAGGAAGGCTTTAGAAACCCTGAGGGCAGAGAGGGCGTTCACGTCAAACATCGTCTGCCAACGTTCCACCTGCGCATCCGCAACCGAATCCACACCGATCGCCCCACCGGCAATGTTCGCGACCGCATCGACCTGGCCGATACCGTGCGCGTAATCCACTAATGCAGCCACGTCCTCATCTTTAGTGAGGTCCGCTGTGAAATACTCACACCCAATTTGTTCCGCCAGTTCGTGCAAACGTTCTTCACGCCGCGCCACAGCGAGAACCTGCCAACCCTGCTGCTTCAACTGCTCGGCAGTGGATCGGCCAATCCCAGATGAGGCTCCCGTAACTACTGCAAAACTCATTTTTACACCCCCGCGTGCTAGTCGTAACCTTTATTCCAGCCTAAACGCTTACCCACGGGCATAGCGAAACTTACTTGCGGGCGCTTTCAAATCGAGCTGCCGAACTCAACTGCGAAACCGAGCGCTTTAAACCCAACTCCGCGACCAGGAGCCGCCGGATATCATCCACGCAATACTGGTTGACGTATTAAATACCGGGGGCCGTATTAATTGCGTCACCAAAAATGTGGGGGCATGAGGAAATTTGCGCGCAATTGACATAGGATAAACGCGTTGTAAGGCGCCGAAAGGCCAATAAGTCTATCTGATACTGGAGTGCGTGCACGTGAAGAGCACTGTTGAAAACCTTGAATCGACGAAGGTGAAAGTCAGCGTCGAAGTTCCCTACGAGGAACTGAAGAAGGACATGGACGCTGCGTACAAAGAGATTTCCAACCAGGTGAACGTACCTGGGTTCCGCCGCGGTAAAGTTCCCCCGCGGATTATTGACCAGCGGTTCGGACGCGTCACCGTGATCGAACAGGCCATCAACGCTGCAATGCCCCGCCTGTACAGTGGCGCCGTTGAAGAACACGAGCTGCGCCCAGTAGCGCAACCAGAAATCGACGTGGAAGAAATCCCAAACACCACCGGTAAACCCGGTGGAGAACTGAAGTTCACCGCGGAAATCCTGGTTATCCCCCCGTTCGAGATTCCGTCTCTAGACGGGTTGGAAATCGAGGTCGACCCCCTCGAGGTCACAGATAAAGACGTGGACGCAGAACTGGAAGAGCTGCAAACCCGGTTCGCGACCCTCAAGACTATTAAACGCAAAGCGAAGAAAGGTGACTTCGCAACCCTGGATCTCGTTGCCAAAATCGGGGACGAAGAAGTTGACAGCGTCTCCGACGTGTCCTACGAAATCGGTTCCAAATCGATGCTCGACGGTATGGATAAAGCCCTCACCGGGATGAAAGCCGATGAGGAAACAACCTTCACCACCACCCTCAAAGGTGGGGAGCACGAAGGGGAAGAAGCGGACGTGACCCTCAAGGTGAAAGCCATGAAGACCCGCGAACTACCTAAAGCCGACGACGATTTCGCTCAGATGGTGTCCGAATTCGACACGATCGACGAACTGCGCGACGACTTGAAGAACACTGCTCAATCACGCAAACAGGGTGAGCAGGCTCTGCAGGCCCGCGACCGCCTCCTAGACAAACTGATTGACGGCGCGAAGATTGAAATCCCCAAGCAGGTAGTGGAAGAAGAACTACCGAAACTGGTGGGTGAAGACGCGAAACCTGCGGACAAGACAAAGGGCCGCAAGCAAATCCGGCGGCAACTGTCGGAGCAGGCTCTTCTGCAAGACCTCGCGGCTGCGCGGGAAGTGCGTGTTGGCCAGCAGGAAGTGTTCGAGTACATCATGCAGATGGCGCAGATGCACGGGCTGGAACCAGCTCAACTGATGCAGAGCCAGGAGCAGGTATCCGCCCTGGTGGGTGACCTGACCCGCACCAAGGCGCTCGCCCTGACCCTCGGGAAGGTTACCGTTAAAGACACGAACGGCGACGAGGTAGACCTCAGCGAGTTCACCAAAGACCCGCTTGAGGAGCAAGAAAAAGCAGCTGAGCAAGCGGCACAAACCGCTGAAACTGAAGCGGCGGACAACGCTTCCGACAAAGATGAGAAGGACGCGGCGGCGGAATCCGAAGATGAAAGCGCAGACGAGAAGTAACTCGTAGCGCACACAGCAGCGCAGAGGCGGGTGAGCCGGGTGGCTCATCCGCCTTTGGCGTATAAAAGAGCGTTCATATCTGGAGTTGGAACCGTTCACAGATGGAGGGTGAGGGCAGTGGGAAATACTGCGCGGGGCGGCGCGTGTGCGCCAAAAGCGAAAAGCCTTGTTGAACCGGGATATTCCCCGCCGCAGACCATAAACTGGGTACAGTTTGAATAAGAATCTGAACGGGAAGGAATAACAGTGGCTGAAACTGAAGATCCCCGTAGCGGCCAGAACATGGTTTTCGATCGGCTCCTGAAAGAGCGGATCATCTGGCTCGGGTCTGACGTTCGCGACGACAATGCGAACGAGATCTGCGCAAAAATGCTCCTCCTGGCAGCGCAAGACCCCGACAAAGACATTTACCTATACATCAACAGCCCGGGTGGATCCGTAACCGCCGGAATGGCGATTTACGACACAATGCAGTTCATACAACCCGACGTCGTCACGGTCGCCATGGGCATGGCTGCCTCGATGGGCCAGTTCTTGCTCACCGCCGGCGCCCCTGGGAAACGGTACGCCACCCCGCACGCGCGGATCTTGATGCACCAACCTTCCGGTGGGGTTGGTGGCACGGCCGCGGACATTCGTATCAACGCGGACCTCATCCTCAAGATGAAACGCGAACTAGCGGAAATCACCGCGCAACGCACGGGTAAATCCCTGGAACAGATCAATGCGGACGCTGACCGCGACCGCTGGTTCACCGCCCAGGAAGCTTTGGAATACGGGTTCTTTGACCACATCGTCACGAGTGCTAAATCAGTGGCCGGTGGTGGCAGTGCCCACGAGAGCGAGTAGGAGTAGTAAGGAATGAATAACCAGATGCAAATGCCAAGTGCCCGCTACGTCCTTCCGCAGTTCGAGGAACGCACAGCCTACGGTTTCAAACGCCAAGACCCATACGGCAAACTGTTCGAAGATCGAATCGTGTTCCTAGGCGTGCAGGTAGACGACGCCTCCGCGGATGACATCATGGCACAGCTGCTCGTGTTGGAAGCCCAAGACCCGGACTCGTTGATCACCATGTACATCAACAGCCCCGGCGGGTCATTCACCGCAATGACAGCCATCTACGACACGATGCAGTACATCAAACCGCAGATCCAAACCGTGTGTCTAGGCCAAGCTGCATCCGCCGCAGCGGTCCTGTTAGCCGGGGGGACGCCCGGACGGCGCCTCGCCCTCCCGAATGCGCGAGTTCTGATCCACCAACCCGCCATGGAAGGAGCCCGCGGGCAGGCTTCAGATATTGAAATCATTGCCGAAGAGATTGAACGCATGCGCACCTGGCTGGAGGAAACACTGGCGAAACACTCCGGCCGCACCGCAGAGCAGGTTCGTCGCGACATTGACCGCGACAAGATCCTCACGGCAAATCAAGCCCTAGACTACGGCTTAATCGACCAAGTACTCACGTCGCGTAAAGCACAGCAATAGGCGCGGCTAAGTAGTACACATACCGGGTATCAACTACAGTGGTACCCGGTATATGCATTTTAGGAGGTAACCGGTGACGCGCTTTGCAGACTCGGGCGAACTGCTCAAATGCTCTTTTTGCGGCAAGAGCCAAAAACAAGTGCTGAAACTGATTGGTGGGCCCGGCGTATACATTTGCAATGAATGTATCGAACTGTGCAACGACCTCATTCAAGAAGAACTCGCCACCCAAGAAGGTAAACCCCTTGCGAAACTACCGAAACCGAGGGAGATCTTCGATTTCCTCGGCAATTACGTGATCTCGCAAGACGACGCGAAACGCGCACTTTCCGTGGCAGTGTACAACCATTACAAGCGTCTCAACGCAGCGCAAAGTAACGGGGAGAAACTGGATATGGAACTCACCAAATCCAACATCCTCCTACTCGGACCCACCGGAACGGGGAAAACCCACCTGGCGCGCACGCTCGCCCGCATGCTCGAAGTACCATTCGCGATCGTTGACGCCACCGCGCTAACCGAAGCAGGCTACGTGGGGGAGGACGTGGAGAACATCCTCCTGAAACTTATCCAAGCTGCAGATGGCGACGTCAAACGAGCCGAACGCGGCATAATTTACATCGACGAAATCGACAAGATTGGCCGCAAAGCCGAAAACGCGTCGATTACCCGTGATGTTTCCGGTGAGGGCGTGCAGCAAGCCCTGTTGAAGATTATTGAGGGAACCACCGCGTCCGTACCCCCGCAAGGTGGGCGCAAACACCCGAACCAACAGTTCTTAGAAATCGACACGTCTGGGATTCTCTTTATCGCCGCTGGTGCTTTCGCGGGCATCGACGAGATCGTGAAAGCCCGCTTGGGTCGGCGCACCACTGGGTTCAACTCCGACCTGAAATCCGCCGCTGAGTACGGTGACCTCTACAAGCAAGTTACGCCTGAAGACTTGCACAAATACGGGATGATTCCCGAATTCATTGGGCGCTTGCCGGTGATCACCTCGGTGGCGCACCTGGGGGAATCAGATCTCGTGCGGGTACTAACGGAACCGAAGAACTGTTTGGTGCGCCAATACCAGCAGCTTTTTGCGTTAGATGACGTACAACTTCAGTTCACCCACGAGGCCCTAACCGCAGTTGCGCGCAAAGCCAACGCTCGGAAGACCGGGGCCCGGGCGCTATCGTCCATTTTGGAGAAAACCCTATCTCCGATCATGTTTGAAGTTCCGTCGTTGCCTGAGGTCGGTCGCGTAACCGTGACCTCTGCGGTCGTCACCGACGGGGCGCAACCAGACTTAGAATTGCGTGCAGACATGCTTGAGGAATCCCAAAGTGCGTGACCCACAAGCCGCGCGGCAACCGGAGGGTAGTGAAGCCGGGCCGGAAGCGGAAACTGGGGTGAAGGCGGAGCAGCGATGCGTGAACGAACTAGAACGCGTCCGCAAGTCAATCGATAATCTGGACGCCGCGCTTATACACATCCTGGCGGAACGGTTCCGCTGCACGCACCAGGTGGGACAGATCAAAGCTGAAAGGGGATTACCCGCCACAGACCGCGAGCGTGAGGCAGAGCAGCTACGCCGGTTTGAACAGCTCGCACGCGAATCCAACCTAGATCCCACGTTCGCGCAGAAGCTACTGCGCGCCATTCTCGACGAAGTGGTGCGCCACCACGAGGTATTAAAGCAGCGGGGGAGTCTACGCAGTAGTGCCGACGGTAGCTAAACACCGTCGAGTACCAGCAGCAAAACTGTGCTGAGCGCGAGTTAGTGCCCCAAAACTTCTAGCATTGACGTATGGGCCAAATTATTCAAGGGATCCTCGCAATCACGATAATAATGTTCGTTGGTTGGCTCGCACGGCGAACCGGGGCTATTCGCACTGAATCCAGCGCGGTCCTCACGGACGTCGTGTACTGGATTGCAACCCCGGCACTACTATTTCACACCATCATCTCTTCGAACGTGCGGGCGGTCATCGGCAAACCTCTGCTGGTCGCTGCGGGATGCGGAGTCGTTGCCGCGTTATTCTTTGTGCTAGTTAGCCTCGTGTTTATCCGCCCAACCGGGTCGGATCTGGCGGTGGGCGCCATGTGCGGATCCTTGAACAACGCGGCCCACGTGGGGATTCCCATTGCGGTTTACGTTTTGGGATCTGCAATCCACGGGGTACCCGTCATGGTGTTCCAACTAGGTTTATTTACCCCCATGTTTTTTGTGCTCGTAGACTTCGTGTCTAGCGACCGTAAACCCACAATCTGTTCGGTGGCCAAAACGGTTCTGACAAACCCCATGGTGATTGCCGCGGTAGTAGGATTCGCATGTGCCTGGTGGAGTATCCGCGTGCCGACCCTGCTTAAAGAATCGTCGGAAATGCTGGGGCACGCCGCGCCCGCGCTGGTGCTCATTGCTTTCGGCGCGTCAATGGTGGGTAAACGCCTGCGAGTACGGTCTGAACAAGGGCATCTAATCGCGCTCGCAGTGGTGAGTAAACTCGTGGTCCAACCGCTTGCTGCATTTGGTTTAGGCTACGCTCTCGACCTGCGATCGACTTCACTGATGGCCGTCACCATCATGGGTGCGCTACCTGCAGCACAGAACTGCTTCATAGCCGCCGTGCGCGCGCGGGCTGGGGTTAAACTAGCGCAAGGTGCTGTTTTGATTACAACGATAGGATCTCTATTCGTGTGCCTGGCAATCGCCTACGCTTTCCACCTCGCGGGCGTCGTGTAACTGCGCCGGCCAGTACGAGAAGAACCGCAAAAGGGTGCGGAGTATGGCAACCGCGCAGTGGTGAGGAGTAGGCGAACGCTAGTTCTGCGCGTCCGTAACCGGCCCGCCGTACAGATCGTTGATTTCGTCTTCGAACTGACGCAACACGAGCTCGCGTTTAACTTTCAAAGACGGAGTCAGTAAACCGTTTGCCTGCGTAAAATCCGTGGTCAAAATCTTGATCTTGCGGATCGATTCAGCCCGGGACACAGCCTGGTTAGCCCGTTCCACCGCCCGGTTCAACGCGCTTTGCACCTCCGGTTCATTCACCGCCTGGCTCAGCGTGAGTGGGGGAAGACCATGGTTCTTCAACCATCCCGGCAGCATTTCCGCATCCAACGTCACCAGTGCACCGATGAACGGGCGCTTATCACCTACCACGACCACCTGCGAAATCAGCGGGTGTCCACGCAAGCGGTCTTCCAAAATGTTCGGTGCTACGTTCTTCCCACCGGCGGTAACAATCAACTCTTTCAACCGACCCGTGATCCGCAAGTATCCGTCGCGATCCAGCGAACCGAAGTCGCCGGTGTGGAACCAACCGTCCTCATCTATCGACTCTGCGGTGCGTTCCGGCAAATTATGGTATTCAGAGAACACGGACGGGCCCTTCACAAGGATCTCCCGGTTTTGTGCTATCCGCACGTTCACAGTGGCAATCGGTTTGCCAACCGTGCCGATCTTACTTAAATCGGGGGTGTTAACCGCCAGGGGAGCAGTCGTCTCCGTTAAACCGTAGCCTTCCAAAACGGTGACCCCCATGCCGCGATAGAAGTGGCCAAGCCGTTCACCGAGCGGGCCACCACCCGAAATGACGTAGTCAACATTGCCACCAAGCAGGTCCCGCAGTTTGCGGTACACGAGCGCGTCCGCCAGCTGATGTTGAGTCTTTAACACGCGCGAAGGTCCCTCTTCAGTGCTGAGCGCACGCGAGTACTCAATCGCCGTTTTAGCTGCCCACGAAAACGTTGTGTGCTTCAACCCCGTCCCCGCGGTTTGCTGCGCGGAGTTGTAAATCTTCTCTAGCACCCGAGGAACCGCCAGTAAATACGAAGGTCGGAACGACTCGAGGTCCGACAGCAGGTTCTTTGTGTCCGGCGTGTGTCCCAGCACACCCTCACCGGTAAGCTGGAATACCTCCAAAAACCGCGCGTAAACGTGGGCGAGTGGGAGGAACAGCAACAGGCGAGACTTAGAGTGCTTCGCAATCTGTGGCATCCACTCGTGCCCGTTTAGGCACAGGGACGTGAAGTTAGAGTGCTTCAACTCCACTCCCTTAGGCTTCCCAGTTGTCCCAGACGTGTAAATAATCGTTGCGGTGTCGTCGATAGTTAGTTCCGACAGGCATTGCAGGACGCGTTCTTGAGGTACATCCGCAGCGTCTGCTGTTACCCGCAGCATCGCCGAGTTATCGAACGAGAAAATCTTGAGGCCCTCCACGCCACTGGAACGTGCAGCCTGAACCAACTGGTACATGACCATCGTTTCAGTGAACACTACTTTAGCGCGTGAATCCTCAAGAATATGCGCAATCTGATCCACCGAAGAAGTCTCGTAAATGGGGACAACGACAAGGCCCAAAGACCAGCCCGCGACGTCTAAGAGCGTCCACTCGTAGCGGGTGTGCGACATGATCGCAATCGCGTCCCCGCGCTTGAGTCCCATCGCCAAGAGGCCGCGCGCTACGGTATCCACCTCATCAATGAACTCACCGCCCGAAACGTTGCGCCACGTGGAACCCATCTGCGACTTCTGCGCCACCACCGTGGCCTGCGGATTAGCGCGAACGCGTTCGCGAATTAGGTGCGCGATCGTCTGCTCGGGTTCAACCGTGCGTAAAATCGGTCCGTGCCACTCGACCACATCCTGCTGGTCACCTGTGCCACCACTCAAGTTCGCTTCAGTTTCTGCTGTCATATACCCGTTCCTCAAACCTATTTCTTGCGTTTAACCCGAGGTGGGGCAACGCCCAATTCGTAATCACTCACCACAATCTCATCGCCCGACGAAGGCACAACCTCCATCTGACCCTCCACGTGAGTAACTTTAGCGAGATCTTCGCGCACCATCTCAAGTAACTCCACCTGAGCGGTAGGAACCTCAAGAGACACTTTCAGATACGGAGTGCGCGGCGACACTTTCTTTTCGGACTTGATTCGGCGCAACTTAATCAACGCTGCGGACGCGGTGTGCAGCACGTTTGGATCACCATCAACCCCATCTAGCTCAATCAGCGTGGGCCACTGTGCAGTGTGGACGGAACCAGATCGGTACCACGACCACACCTCTTCTGCGGCGAACGGCAAGAACGGGGCGAACAAACGCACCATCGTATCCACCACAATCGTCAACGCACACCGCGCCGAAACTGCCTGCGACGCGTTCCATACGCAGTCGCGGTTGTACGCGCGTTCTTTCACCAGCTCTAAATAATCGTTGCAGAACGTCCAGAAGAACGTTTCCGACACCGACAGTGCGCGCGTGTGATCAAAAGCCTCGAACGCTTCCGTTGCCTGCCGCACAACCTCACGCAGTTGCGCAACTACCGCCCGGTCGATATCTTCCGTCACGTGCAGCGGGTTGAGGTCCAAATCCGCACCCTGCCCCATAGTTAACGCGAACTTTGAGGCATTAAGCAGTTTGATCGCCAGCCGCCGTCCGATCTTCATTTGCGCTTCGTCAAACGCCGTGTCGGCCCCCAGTCGGGCGGACGCCGCCCAGTAGCGAACCGCGTCGGAACCATGCTTTTCCAGCAGCCCCATGGGGGTCACCACATTGCCTTTAGATTTCGACATTTTCTTTCGGTCCGGATCTAAGATCCATCCCGAAAGCGTAGCGTGCTTCCACGGGAGTTCGTCAAACTCCAGGTGGGCACGCACCACGGTTGAGAACAACCAAGTGCGAATAATGTCGTGCGCCTGCGGACGCACATCCATTGGATAAACCTTTTCGAACAACGCGTCATCGTGCAGCCACCCACCTGCAATCTGAGGGGTCAGTGACGACGTTGCCCACGTGTCCATAATGTCTGTTTCCCCGATGAATCCGCCGGCTTGCCCGCGCTGGTCCTCAGAGAAACCCTCTGGCACATCCACGGTCGGATCCACCGGAAGACGCTCTTCCGCCGGGGTGATCACGTTGTCGTAATCCACTTCACCATCGGCATCCACGCCGTACCACAGGGGGAGGGGCACCCCGAAGAATCGTTGCCGGGACACCAACCAGTCTGAGTTCAAACCCTCCACCCAGTTTTGGTAGCGAACCGACATGTAATCCGGGTGGAACTGGAGTTGCTTCCCGCGGGCCAGCAGTTCCGCGTTCAACGATCCCTCACAGCCGGGTCGCGTGTAGTCGCGCCCACCGTTGCGGATATACCACTGCCGCGACGTGACAATCTCCAGGGGCTTATCGCCTTTCTCAAAGAAGTTCGTCATCCGCTGCGTCGGTTCCGGTTCACCTTTCATTTCCCCGGTTTCAGCCAGGTGCTCCACCACGACTTTCCGGGCGGAGAAAACGGTTTTACCAGCACATTCGGCGTACAGGGCGCGGCCGTCCTCATCGGTAATCCAATCGGGCACATCCTGTTTTATCCGCCCGTTGCGTGCTAACACGGGGCGGGTCGGCAGGTCCAGTTCGCGCCACCACTGCACGTCGGTGACGTCACCGAACGTACAGCACATCGCGATCCCCGCCCCCTTGTCCATCTCTGCCGCCGGGTGCGAGAGCACGGGTACCTCAACGTTAAAACCGGGGGAGCGCACAGTAGACCCAAACAAATCCTGGTACCGCGCGTCATCCGGGTGCGCAATCAAGGCAACGCAAGCCGGAAGCAGTTCCGGACGCGTCGTCTCAATCAAGACGTCCGCCCCATCCGGCTTGTGGAACGCTAACGCATGGTAGTGACCCGGGTACTCGCGCGCCTCCAACTCAGCCTGCGCCACCGCCGTCTGGAACGTCACGTCCCACAGTCCCGGTGCCTGCGCTTGATACGCTTCCCCCCGCGCCAAGTTACGCAAAAACGCGGCCTGCGCTACTTTCTGCGCCCGCTTCCCAATTGTCTGGTAGTTGTGATCCCAATCTACCGACAAGCCAAGCCGCCGCCACAGGGCCTCAAACGACTTCTCATCCTCAACCGTGAGCCGCTCGCACAACTCCACGAAATTCTTACGAGAAATCGGGACTTGGTCGCGGTTTTTAATAGATTTACCCGTCCCACCCTCATGAGGGGGTGTGAAACTCGGATCGTAAGGCAAAGACGGATCGCACCGAACCCCGTAGTAATTCTGTACCCGACGCTCCGTAGGAAGACCGTTGTCATCCCAACCCATGGGGTAAAACACGGACTTACCACGCATGCGCTGGTAGCGGGCGAGCGTGTCCGTGTGCGTGTAAGAAAAAACGTGACCCACGTGCAGAGAACCCGACACAGTTGGGGGAGGAGTGTCTATTGAAAACACTTGCGAGCGGTCCACGTCCTCATTGAACGCATACACATCCGAATCATTCCAACGCGTCGACCACTTTTCTTCTAACCCATCTGCGCTCACCCGATCGGGAACCGTGGGAGCGGGGAGTGTGCGCTGTATCTTAGATTGTGATGCGGACATTACCGTGTCGATCTCTTCCTCTACGTCGGATAAACCTGGTGCGCATACCGCAAAAGGATACGCGCTGCCAATCTTACCAACTTTTACCCCCTAGACGCGCAACCGATTTCATCGCGCTAATCTCACAGCGTTGTTTTCACAACTCTGTTCTCATAGCGCCGCTTTCATCGCTTTTTTCACAGCGCTGGTTTTATAGCGCCGCTTTCATCTGCGTAACGTA from Gleimia hominis harbors:
- the valS gene encoding valine--tRNA ligase, translating into MSASQSKIQRTLPAPTVPDRVSADGLEEKWSTRWNDSDVYAFNEDVDRSQVFSIDTPPPTVSGSLHVGHVFSYTHTDTLARYQRMRGKSVFYPMGWDDNGLPTERRVQNYYGVRCDPSLPYDPSFTPPHEGGTGKSIKNRDQVPISRKNFVELCERLTVEDEKSFEALWRRLGLSVDWDHNYQTIGKRAQKVAQAAFLRNLARGEAYQAQAPGLWDVTFQTAVAQAELEAREYPGHYHALAFHKPDGADVLIETTRPELLPACVALIAHPDDARYQDLFGSTVRSPGFNVEVPVLSHPAAEMDKGAGIAMCCTFGDVTDVQWWRELDLPTRPVLARNGRIKQDVPDWITDEDGRALYAECAGKTVFSARKVVVEHLAETGEMKGEPEPTQRMTNFFEKGDKPLEIVTSRQWYIRNGGRDYTRPGCEGSLNAELLARGKQLQFHPDYMSVRYQNWVEGLNSDWLVSRQRFFGVPLPLWYGVDADGEVDYDNVITPAEERLPVDPTVDVPEGFSEDQRGQAGGFIGETDIMDTWATSSLTPQIAGGWLHDDALFEKVYPMDVRPQAHDIIRTWLFSTVVRAHLEFDELPWKHATLSGWILDPDRKKMSKSKGNVVTPMGLLEKHGSDAVRYWAASARLGADTAFDEAQMKIGRRLAIKLLNASKFALTMGQGADLDLNPLHVTEDIDRAVVAQLREVVRQATEAFEAFDHTRALSVSETFFWTFCNDYLELVKERAYNRDCVWNASQAVSARCALTIVVDTMVRLFAPFLPFAAEEVWSWYRSGSVHTAQWPTLIELDGVDGDPNVLHTASAALIKLRRIKSEKKVSPRTPYLKVSLEVPTAQVELLEMVREDLAKVTHVEGQMEVVPSSGDEIVVSDYELGVAPPRVKRKK
- a CDS encoding AMP-dependent synthetase/ligase, with product MTAETEANLSGGTGDQQDVVEWHGPILRTVEPEQTIAHLIRERVRANPQATVVAQKSQMGSTWRNVSGGEFIDEVDTVARGLLAMGLKRGDAIAIMSHTRYEWTLLDVAGWSLGLVVVPIYETSSVDQIAHILEDSRAKVVFTETMVMYQLVQAARSSGVEGLKIFSFDNSAMLRVTADAADVPQERVLQCLSELTIDDTATIIYTSGTTGKPKGVELKHSNFTSLCLNGHEWMPQIAKHSKSRLLLFLPLAHVYARFLEVFQLTGEGVLGHTPDTKNLLSDLESFRPSYLLAVPRVLEKIYNSAQQTAGTGLKHTTFSWAAKTAIEYSRALSTEEGPSRVLKTQHQLADALVYRKLRDLLGGNVDYVISGGGPLGERLGHFYRGMGVTVLEGYGLTETTAPLAVNTPDLSKIGTVGKPIATVNVRIAQNREILVKGPSVFSEYHNLPERTAESIDEDGWFHTGDFGSLDRDGYLRITGRLKELIVTAGGKNVAPNILEDRLRGHPLISQVVVVGDKRPFIGALVTLDAEMLPGWLKNHGLPPLTLSQAVNEPEVQSALNRAVERANQAVSRAESIRKIKILTTDFTQANGLLTPSLKVKRELVLRQFEDEINDLYGGPVTDAQN